DNA sequence from the Falco peregrinus isolate bFalPer1 chromosome 1, bFalPer1.pri, whole genome shotgun sequence genome:
GTTAAGGGGGCAAGGGGCTGGATGACTTACGGAAAAAGCATGCAGTATGGCTGCTATAGGATTTCATATCTGAAAAGTCTTGACATCTGTGATTGCCAGGTGAGACTGTCATTCTAGTGCGTATGGCAGCAGTCTACCTGTCCTGACTGTGATTTTCTTGCAGGTGATAGTACTTTGTAGTTGCATAGATGCCACCTTTTTAGAAACCTTCTTCCTGAAGTTGTTTTTGCTACTGTTACTTACTGATGGTAAAAGGGATGAACAGGAAttgcttttttctattttcagttttatttgaagtattttacttAGTTTTTCTGACTTGCATGGGTGTTTCGCGTTACAGGGAGGGGGGAATGCATAGGGTGGAAATCATTAAGTAAACTAGACCTCTGGGGAAGTGTAATAGttgatgttattttttattcctttttccaATGGCTGAGATTTCTAGTTAATAcctgtttaaaaaattaaagttttacaAGCATCctatatgtaattttaaaatttttctctttttcattaaagGTGAAGATAAACTACAGTAACTAAAGTAAGATAGCTCTGGATACCGGTCTTGTTGTTAAATTAATTACGGACCTGTTAATTGCCTTACTGGAAGTGAATTCTTCAAATTTACCAGCATGGCTCTTACTGTTACATTGCTCAACAGTGCTTACTTATATGGTCGATGCAGCAGGCACAATGTTTTGCATCCCTTAATTGGACCTCTCCTCAGCAATTCTACATCAAAATTGTATAGCAGCTACAGGAGGCCAGGGGCGCAGCCCGAGAAGAAACCGTCTTtgcaaaatactgatttcagttttaagAAGGGCATTGATGTCTTAAAGACGCAGCTTAGCATGCTGAAGAAGGAGACCGAAGATCACATAGTAGGGCCTGGAGGCCATTCGCTCAGTCGGTACCTGCTGGAGCAGACAAGGGTGGTGTGGGAGTTTCGGTGCCAAGAAGATTTAAATAAATGGGTTATTTCTTCTGATGTAGAGATTGGAGGGAAGAGTGAAGTTTACCTCAAACTGGGTAGGAACaaccaggctgctctgctgtaTGGAAACCTCAATACAGAAGTACCTCGCGATGGGGAGACAAAATACAGTGGATATTGTAGTATGAGAGCTAAACCGCTGGTGGTAAGTACAGCTTCATGTTTGCATAGCTTCTGTTACTTCATCGGAGAGCATTTTTGTGTAATCCCAGTGACAACAAGTGGACTGTTGTTTACTGCAGTTGAAACTGGTCACTTTCAGGAGTGTTAGATATTCCTTCAAGGATGTAGTTGCTGCTTTATCCTTTGACTTGGAAGGAACTTAcaactttttcttgtttttttgttttactttcttggaaaaaaataataaatgtttgaaCATTTACTTACGTGTGGTAGGGCATCCACTCATTAAGACAGCCCTGTTTGCAGCCTTGTTGTAAATGAAGGATCTGTAATGAACCATTATATCCAGAACTGATATGATTAATATAGACGTGTGTCCCTAGATTTTAAGTTAATCGAATGTGTCATAAGGACAAATTTTATGGGCTTTAACTTGGCCTATTCATCAAATTTGGTTTAGGTGAATGAGCTCATCTTTTTTCTCACAGGAATGgaaaataatgctttgaaatgtactttttaaGGGCCTGGCTCCTACTGCAAATCAGGAAAAGCAAGACACAAATCTTGGATAGCTTAGAATTGAGCAAAATAGAGCCAGAAATGGATGTGCTTATTATTGATGCTGCTTgtttcattctgtatttttaagcacctttaaaagcaaaggaacatTTTGACTTAGCGTATACAATGCTTAACTTCTTAGTCCATTCTGTTGTTTGTGAATTGGCACAAGTACACACGTAAAGTCTCTTCTGGGCCAGAATcttcagggagcagagagaggagtgagcaAAATCAATGGACAAATGAGCAGCAGATGAACATTAAAATGGTGACACTAGGTCAGAGCAATGGAACAGCGAGTTGAATCTCACCTGAGTTAAATTCCCAGGACTGCTACAAACTTGTGCAAATGTGACCCAGACTTTCACCACCAAATTCTGAAGTGGTGGAGTGTATCACTCTACCTTTATCATGCAGCTTGAAATCGGAGagtaaaaacataaatataaatataaatataaaagctCCTCTTTATGTAAGTAAAAAGGCTCAAAGCTGGCAAAACCATAAAATCAAGTAGGTGTAGGGCTTGTATTAATGTATTGATGATCTGCTCATCCTGTTACCTATGAGACGAGTTGGTAGAGGGACAGTTGACAGGTAACCATAGTAGTGCTGTAAAAGAAAGGGGAAATCACCTAATTTTTGGTGctaatttttatttggtttaagCAGTTCTGGCCAAGAATAGCCCTGACCCTTGCCCTGCATTGCTCTGAGTGATCTCAGTGTAACTCTCTGAAGACTCAGGGACCTGCCTGTGTGCAGATCACAACACTGGGACTTTTAagatatttggaagaaaatgcagttgAGAACCAGACGTACTTGCAATCCATATCCTTGTGCACAGTTAATGGCAAAATGTGTTGGAAAACATGAAATGCTTCCGCTTCTTAAGTCAGTCTTCAATAAGGGAAGTTATCACGGGATAAATTATTCCACTTAACCTTCTTGTAATCACCTCTGAATAATCCAGTACTGACCACAGAATATTAAACTTAATGAACTACATAACTACTGATCCATCACTATAGTGTTTGTGTACTTGCCTGGCGGGGAATTTGGTCCTAGGaaggaaatctgttttctgataGTTACAAGATGTGGTTTCTAATTAAAGCGTGAGTCCTCAGAGTGGTAATACTGCAGTTTGTGGGTTCTCATACAGTGCTGAAGGAAATTTGGAGAGATCAGCAACTAGTATCATGAAAGAGCAACCCAGTTTTCACTATGTCACATTGAGTATTATTTGACATAATAATGAGGGCAGAGATCAAAGCAGTAGTGCTATGTTCTTTGTAATGGAAGTTTCCCTTTATTAAGGAGGAGTAAttctatttattaatttttgtagGGATCTTTTGCTAGGAAGAAGTATTATGACTGGTCAAACTTCAATAGTCTGTATTTACGGGTCCGTGGCGATGGTAGACCTTGGATGGTAAACATCTATACAGACCCTTACTTCTCTCATCAAAAGGACGACCTCTACAACTACTTCATGTTCACCCGAGGAGGCCCATACTGGGAGGAAATAAAGGTGAGCTAATGAGTCTTTCAGACTAACAAGACTGCCTTGGGGTCCTGGCCATCATAGCTCTGTGGAAGGGGAACTTTTCCGACAGGCACAGTTTGTTGCTGATGCTGTCTGTTCGTTTGGCTGTTAGTATCCTTGCACAACAGGCACGTGCCTGGGGCTTGGGAGTTCCCAAAACTAAATCACTGGGTTGTGGGAGGGCATGCTGTGTCGATTGTGTTAAAGATTTGATCCGCTATGCCTGAACGCCTGCTGTTAGCTATTACTGGCGAAGGAGAACACAGACAGCGATGGAAGCTGAGCAGGTGTGGCTAGGAATACTCTCTGCGGTAACCATTTTATCCGTAACGCAGACAGACGTAGGCTGGCATGGGGTTTGTACCCTGCGACAGGATTTGCTTAACCCGCCGACTCGCTGGAGTCAGTCAGAGGCTCAGAGGTGTGCTTTCTCATTTATGGCCTTTGAATCTGTGACACAAAATAATACTTGTAAGAAGTGGGAGTTTGGGCTCTTTTCTGATGAAACTTGACTTGCATGTTTTCCCCTCATCTCTGCTAGCCAACCCTCCGGCTTCCTATTTCTTATGACAGCCCCTCCTCTTTCTGGCTCCCACTGCATTCGAAGTTATTTTTACAAGATTCTGAGCTGCTTTGCTAGAGTACTGATGTCTCAGTATGAAGTTTGCACTATGAAATGCATGGCTTGGGTACAGGCAAGCTGTTGATATACATGCATGCTAGacttttcagtaatttctcttttatgttGACATGTTATTGGAAGGGGATAGTCTCGATGTCAAGAGCCACCTTCTGCACTGTAGCCTTTTGTCATGTCCTAACAGGGTAACAGTCCTGCACAACAGCTACAGACGGCCGCCACACAGCACGTGgccctggagctggctgtgaGTGGTCAGCAAAGGGGTTAATGTGGCCCGTTCTCTGCACCAGTTCTGCTTACCAAACTGGTGCTGGTACCAGATGTAGCagagtttaatttaatttactaagacaggctttttttccccccccttgaTTTTTTATGTACTGCTGACACTGaagtctgtgtttgttttgttccGTTCCTGTCAGATCCCATTCTCCAAATTCTTTCTCTCCAGTCGGGGAAGAGTCCAGGATGACCAGCACCCTATCTGGTTAGACAAGGCAAGTTGTCTGTAGGCTTTGTATGATCATATTGTCCTATAGATAATTTACAAATTCTTTAATGTTTGTGGATTTGAAATGGAAGGGCCTCTTCTTATAAAGTACTTGTTTTTCTGCGCTTGcctttgcatttaaattatgCTGCTTTGTGATAGAAGTGACGCTCACTTCAGAGAAgctccagaaatatttttaagagacCTGTATAACCAAGAAACTACTCACAGTGtggcttttcagaaaaaaaaaaaacccaaccccccctACTTTTTTAGGAATGATCAAAGTGACTAAGTAGTCTAAAATGGTGGTTGGCACAGTACTGCCAAAACTAGTAAGAGTATCATATCATCAGCTTTCTTCCTGGCAGAAGATTGGGAGGGGTGTCATACTGTGAGGTTTTATTTGAGGATGTACTGTGTCAGTGACCTTGATGGTGCACAgtaaactgatttatttataggctcttttttagtttttttcaggctttctaGTCTAAATATTAAGTAAATgtgttaagtatttttttatttctgcaaatagGTAGACTAATTCGCTGATTCACAGGAGGAGACATGTTGGGAAAAGAttgtttctgtatctttttattttttaaatttcagtgacCCTTGTGTATGTAATTGAGGGCAGCTTAATGCCCAGTGActaccaaaaggaaaataaacagtgtTAGAAATATATATGGGGAGAAAATTAAAGGCCCATCACTTGAGTGTTAGTCACCTGGAATGTTGCATTCGGTTCCTAATTGCCTTAAtgaggtgggggaaaaaaaatcaggaaaaatttgAGGGTAGTTCAGTCATTGGCAGCATGAAAAcaatctgttttaaaacagaagttgaGGCTGTAGGAAGCAAGTATGAATGCTATGAAGATGGTGGAtcaactgcaagaaaaaatatgctttatgGAAGAAAATTGCTATAAAAGGCCTGTATTTAAATACAGACACTGCAGTATTTATCAGGATTTGGGACATAAAGCCATGCAAAAtggtaaatgaaaacaaagttgtGTATGGGgcattgaaaaatatttaccaggAGTTAAAGGGACAAAAGAGCACGTGATCTAAGCATCCTTGACTTCGTTTTCATTCCTTGTTACCTTATGCTTATTATTTCACAGTAAAAGTGATCACTTGCATATaatacaaaatgtaattttccaagtgtattttaaagaaaaacaaaaataggcAAAGCAGTGTGAAGGCAGGTAAAGAAACCTTGATAAAACATTGCAGTCCCTCGTGGTACTACTCTGCGTTTTCCCAGGAACCAGAGAGGAATGTCCGTGCGCTTAATTTCCTTAGCTATTACTTATTTAGCATACATTTGCAATGGATATTTAGCCACAGCCCACAATTACTCAACTTTATCTGACACATCCTTGGCATTATTTTCCTATATGTACAGCAGCCCTGAAAATCACAGGTACAGCTCCGACCTGCGCTGCTAGCCGGGCTCCAGAGCAGCTGCTATTTGAAGGTGGCTGGCCACTGGTGACCCAAGGCAtccccagagcagccagcagtggGGGCTCTGAGAGGTGACATGCAAGGAAGCTGCCTGAGCTGTGCAGTTTTTATGAAATTTATTACAGTTacagttttttggggttttttggtctttttttttttttttttaaatggaatagTGTTGAGGGAGGACACTGGGGGAAAGGAGCGAGGAGTGTTCTTATATTTAAGAACATTATTCGTATTGAGGAGCAGTGGCATAAGTCAGTAACAAAGCTCTGTGTGTTTTACAGTGCCCGCAGGTCTAGAAAGGAAGTTTTCTTCCGTCCTTAATTACATTCTGTTTGTGTTTCCTGCTCGCAAGAGTTGTGGCAGACTTTGTGAAAACATGTTTGTACACCCAGTCATGATGAAACTGGCCAGGCACAAACCCTGAAGGATGAAACTTGCCATGTTGCTTTAGGCTCGGGCCACTTGTAATAAAGGGTTCAACACAGTGGTGGAAGGGCAGATGTGAAGTAGTTTCCCACTGGGGTCTGTACAGGAAAACATGGCCATGAAGCATTTGAGCCTTAAGAAATGCTGTTGCTTTTTGAATAAATAGTAGATGGCCATGAATTGTTTGTAACGTATGGAAGTGGTAGGTACAATTGTGTTAGTGTAACATAATTGACACTGTTCTAACCTATGTGTCTTTTAATTAGATTAGTACCCTTGGATTCACGATCGGAGATAAAATAGATGGTCCATTCCAGCTGGAGATTGATTTTATTGGGCTACTGAATGATAGAGCTCACACGGAAGAATTTGCCTATGAAACATATGAAAAGAATCCTAAAGTCTGAGTCAGGCTGGTGGCCTTTGGGATGTTCTTCGGATGCCTGGCTCACTTTTGCAGAACACTTCTTAACATGTGGCTTACAACTTGAAGATTCTATGTAAACGTTAGAAGTGCATGACACGTTGATGGTGTCATTCCAGTCTGACTACTGCCATTGGCATCTCCAAGCTGCCAGGTACAGAATCCTGGGGAAGACCGGACATACACGGCCTGGAACACAGCCTGAGAAGAGCTGTGACATGCTCATACGAAGTACGGACTGTTGACTGGGTGAGTGTTGGTTTCGGTCCTGacctttacagaaataaaagtacttTGCAAGTTTGTTGTAGTTTTTTTATACAAGTTCCATTTTCTACATTATATGGTTTGCAGACAGCTGTAAAACACATGtctatttttaaactggaaaaagtaTGATGAGAATTAATACCCTTAGGAACGGTGCTTAAGTGTGATTCAGCTGTTGAAATTTGTGAAGAGCAGCACCAGAAGTGGAAAAGGCAGAAGCATTTCAACCTTCAGCTTTGGCTCCCTTGAGTaactaaaaaaagaagaagCTGCCCCTGCCAGGAGGGCTGAAACAGCTCAGCCCAGCTATGCTGTCAGAAGCACAGCCTCAGGTGGTGGCAGGGAGGCCTGCTTCCTCCCTTTGGCTGGGAAGCCTGGGTTTTGGTAATTTGAGAAACACTCTATAGACCAGATGCTGCACAGTTGTGTTTCAGCCACCACAGATGTAGCCTAAGGAAAGCACTTGCCTCCCCTGCAGGGACCTTGTTTAAGTGTACTTTACAAATATTAACTGttcctttattttatattaaagaagCTACAATAAAGCAAGCTGAAACAGTGTCCTGTGCTAGCATTTTCCTCTTGCACAGGGTTAAATAGTTTAAGAGTACAGGAGCAGTGGTGGTTATTGTTTCTAATGATCCCAGAACAGCTGTACTTTCATGAAGCAGTAGGTTGGCTAATCTGTGACAAGGATCTTTGACATGGCTTAGTAATTACAAGTGTGAACAAAACTGGTGCTACATTAAGGAGCTAGTCACACATAGTACACTAGATGATATAACCAGGGATAAACAagatacagagaaaatatttattttgcctccattaagtttataaaaaaatggCTTGTTCTTGACACTTCAGCACATACGCAACAGGACACTAAGTTTACCGAAGCAATTATTTGCTCAAAATTCCAGCTGACATTACAAGTGCCGAATTACCTTTCCAGTTCCATCTATAAGAAATCAAGGCAgcttttctatgtattttttttttaaattaaaccaaaCAACTTTTAAGTCTAAGGTATTGAATGTGCCTTGACACTACTGTAACCTCTGTTAAGCATCataaagctgaaaagcagaaatttatttACAGCTCCTGTTTCTCATAGAAAGGAACGGAATGACTCAAGTGTTCAAAGCATGCAGCTGGCAACCTGGAGAGCCACTTTTCAGTTGCTACTTTTTAAGAATATGGTATTTTATATCAAAGTTATACTGTAAGCTTTTAGTTTTTCCAGagagcttgccttttttttcttctcttgggaATTCCCTACTACTTCACAGGCATGCAGTCAGAAAGGCTGTAACTTCTTACAGAATTTGAGGACTGAACTGGGGAACAGGCAAGGCAGACATCTCGAACAGTGGGAATGTACCAGTAGAACAAATATTTGGAAGTTGCTGTCTGAACATGCGGTGTAGTGGGTAACTAAGGCCTTCTGGTGCAGAAGTCAGTCCTAAGCTGCAAAGTGGCTCCTTGAGAGTCTTTTTTCcacttattttttctcctttaacatCTTTCagttaaaggaaattattattaaGTAGCTAGAGTTCTAAGCTCTTAAAAGTTTAGAGCTTTCATCTTGTTGGAGAAGCATTACACTCAGATGCATTAGAAGGCATTACATACCATTCAATGCTCTCTGGATTCTACTAGCTAACAGCAACCTGAACTACACACAGCACAAACGTTAACAGGACACAAACAGTATTTACAGTGATTTCTTGGGTATTTCTTATTCCTCCTAACCCACAGACAGTCCTCTGCGGTTTTCAAGAGCCtgagcctttttcttttttctctcttgctcatGTTTCTCACGCCTTTCTTCcctgaaggggaaaaagaagagacagatGTTCTATTAAAGGTGGAGGTACGAGCAACTAAAGGAATCTGAAGCTGCCCACGGCTTAAAATTTATTCGACCAGTATGCTGCATTTGCCATGGGTGGAGAGTGCTGTTGGGATTCAGTCTAAAAATGGTACTTTCAGGCAAATACTTCTGCTTAGACATAACAGATCTAATGCTCAAGGTAACAGCGTGTCAGCATTCACAGCTTCTTCCAAGGCAAAAGGTAAACTTCCACTAAATAAGTCAGATTCAGAGCCACTATCCCGATAGTAGACATACTACTGGAGGCAAAAATTGCTTTAACATGAAAGTATTCTTTCCTGAACTGCATATTTAAATCCTAATGAGGAGTGAGTCACATTATCATTTAACGCTATTCATAAAAAGCTAGTGGTGTACTAACCTTGTCTGGAGATGCGGCTGCTTGTAGTCTTTCTTACGTGAAGAGACTTTGCTACCGACAGATTTACTGAGGACAGAGTTTTCTTTCAATTCTCCCCAAGGTTTTAGTAGTCCTACAGTTTAGGGGCAAAAAGAGAGACTAATTAAATTACTAGTTCAGTAATTGTCTGCTTAACTTCTTATCACAAATTTTACATTACTTAGCCTGTCTTTTGCTGGTtgactttaaaatgaaatgcctCTTCAGCCGTATTACCCATTTCACCAGCATGTTCCCCGTGAGTAATTTTAGTTATCAGTAGTAACAGGTGACTGTACTTGCAAGTAACACTCACCACACAAATGCCACACAACAGCccacttttaaacaaaaataaaatacaaataagcCTTATTGTGTAAAGAATATCTCATCTCTACATATCTTTGCATTCCACTGAAGAGACATATTTGTTATATTTATGGGCTTTTGGTCATAAAGACTTACTCTTCAGTAGGAAGCTCTTAAAGCACATATTACAAAGAAATTTAATGTCAGTCCACAGACAGTGGGAGCCtagagaggaggggaaaggggcAGGAGAAGAGACTGAAGACTTCGCTGTCCAGGTTTGTGTCAACGCCTAACCATGCACACAGGGTGTGAGTGCAGTGACCAGCACAAACCACACAGGATCACAGTACCTTTATGTGGCTGGTACCGGAGCGGCCTCGAGAGACTGGCTTTGAGATCAAATGTCTTCCTTGCACTGGTGGGTTCTGCAGAGTGAGCTGCAAACTTGAAGGGGGTGAGAACTACAAAAGACATCAAGATATCACAGTTACAGTAGCAAGAACGTCGCTGTACACAGCAAGCTGGAACGTGCCTGTGAGGACCACTTTGCAACTACCAAGAGCAAAGAGCCATTAAATGCTATCGCCCGCTACCTCTAAAGCCAGAATTGCACAATTACAGCTCACCCGAAACAGGCAGCTTTCAGGTCTGGAGACAGCAAGGATTCAGGGTCGCCAAGGCTGATAATGACAAGTTGCCCTATAACACAGCTGGAAGCCTGGTGCATGCCAGTCCCACAAGGAGAACAAGACACCTGAGAAGGCATTGGGAACACCCCTCACCACAGACATGCTCTCCCTGTGTTGGTTGTACGAGTCTTCTGCTATGTAGTCCCTAAAGCTCTAGAAGATTCTCTGTCCCTTTCTGTAGGTAGCTAGGTACCATAGGTTTAAGTCTTGGCACCTAACCGTAAAACACtggaaaccaaagaaaatacttctgtttctaaaaaaacAGTCACAAATtagagaacaaaattaaaagctggCTCTGCAAGACATTaggttattaaaaaatataattcagtaAGACAAAGAGTCCAGATCTGAAAGAGCCAATACCATCCACTTTACCGTTTGGTGCAGTCACATCGTTGTTTCTTGCACTTCCCTTGCCATTTTTCTGACTTAGTTTGCAGCTCTTCTGGCCATCAGGCATGCAGATCTCCTCCAAGTATGGAGACATTCTAGACGGAGTCTTGATAAGAGAGCGTTTATACTCATTATCTTTTGTGGCTTCTGAGAACCTGAAAATTACCAGAAGTTTGAAGGCAAAGTTAGTCATCTACAAGGAACGTAAGCAATGTGACAAAACACAGAAGATTCCACCTTCAGCTTTTCTTACAGGTAGAAGATGTTCACAGCTTATACATAAACTGCATTACAACAGGCTGCCTTTCTTGGTATTCTGTACAGTAAATCTATTTGGCTGCAACAAGCCAGTACATTTCTTCACCAACAAGCATGATTTACTTTAGATTTGGATTTATTAGTAAAACaatacatatataattactgttaaTTTGAAAactcaaattaagaaaaattgaaataaaactaaCAGAACTCTACTCAAAAGAAGCTGGAAATTTCAGTCAAAACACAAGTTGCCTGCATACCaaaacacacagacatgctctctgtgtgtacacatatatataaatacatgaaGGAAAATTCAATAATCTTGTACGAATTAAATTCCCTTATCAAAAAGGTACTGAAAATAaccaccccacacacactttACTCAGGGACAAAAAAGTCCCAGCAGCTATAATCTTGGCATGCAAAAGAAGTGAAGCAAAGGTTACCAGAAAATCAGAAAGTGACATCCAAGATTAACTGCGTATTGctagcaggaggaggaggagaagggtaAGTTACAGAATGTCTAAATCCAAGCTTCAGTCACCGTGGAAGGTTTAGTAAACCAAATTAATTTGGAATTGTTGCAATGGTGTAGAAACAGACAAAGAGTAGAGAGAAGGACTTTGGCTAAAAAAACTGGGCAAAAGGACATTTATCAATGGAGCGGCACAGGGACAGCCCTTTTGGTTCCTTCTTTAGAGTTTTTTGTTGAAGCATTTAGAAAAGTTAGGAATATGCTAATAAGTTCACCAATAACAAAAGCTCATGAAACATTAACATAATAGAAAATTAGATTACTGTGTAGGAATAAGGATGTGCATGTGATGTGTAAAAGGAGATGAGATTTAATAGCACTGGGCATGAACTCATTCATTGAGCATTTCCTCATGACTTTCTGGTGTCAACTTGATTTCCATCTGATAGAAACAACCTGCTTACAGTACTTAATCACAAGACGAGCCCCTG
Encoded proteins:
- the NDUFAF1 gene encoding complex I intermediate-associated protein 30, mitochondrial isoform X1 — translated: MALTVTLLNSAYLYGRCSRHNVLHPLIGPLLSNSTSKLYSSYRRPGAQPEKKPSLQNTDFSFKKGIDVLKTQLSMLKKETEDHIVGPGGHSLSRYLLEQTRVVWEFRCQEDLNKWVISSDVEIGGKSEVYLKLGRNNQAALLYGNLNTEVPRDGETKYSGYCSMRAKPLVGSFARKKYYDWSNFNSLYLRVRGDGRPWMVNIYTDPYFSHQKDDLYNYFMFTRGGPYWEEIKIPFSKFFLSSRGRVQDDQHPIWLDKISTLGFTIGDKIDGPFQLEIDFIGLLNDRAHTEEFAYETYEKNPKV
- the NDUFAF1 gene encoding complex I intermediate-associated protein 30, mitochondrial isoform X2; protein product: MAEPALSAPRPGGGAALSAARPAPRRPPARDTKGTAHAHGAGAGRGGAAARGPAPSTAVGGVAPPCSSLPAGRPSARRGANAVRGKAPGHRAAASRSKEGDLAGGGSGAARRRGEIGGKSEVYLKLGRNNQAALLYGNLNTEVPRDGETKYSGYCSMRAKPLVGSFARKKYYDWSNFNSLYLRVRGDGRPWMVNIYTDPYFSHQKDDLYNYFMFTRGGPYWEEIKIPFSKFFLSSRGRVQDDQHPIWLDKISTLGFTIGDKIDGPFQLEIDFIGLLNDRAHTEEFAYETYEKNPKV